From a region of the Calliphora vicina chromosome 4, idCalVici1.1, whole genome shotgun sequence genome:
- the LOC135957624 gene encoding uncharacterized protein LOC135957624, with product MKFAAFAFVVGLCLVAVTANASGNFGFEHEDVEDYEFVAQELAEEIMEIEPQGLFSGMYFVLKKVLRTLKGLNCTIKEVIVIRGAANKFVDDVKACGGEVSKKVQTLIDACNDIIETCKAILGINETICGNKGEEDEITSRTWHVVSGAQNGHKCFVNMFRKLQTLNKQIKRAVKLIKQIKNVPGDSSKCVLDAVDTLESHFIQFPTNIKTCSKLVSNKTA from the exons ATGAAATTCGCTGCATTTGCTTTCGTCGTGGGTTTGTGTCTAGTGGCAGTAACT gcCAATGCCTCTGGTAACTTCGGATTTGAACATGAGGACGTTGAAGACTATGAATTTGTTGCCCAGGAATTAGCTGAAGAAATTATGGAAATTGAACCCCAGGGTCTGTTCTCTGGCATGTACTTTGTCCTGAAGAAGGTATTGAGAACTCTCAAGGGTCTCAATTGCACCATTAAGGAAGTTATAGTTATTCGTGGCGCTGCCAACAAATTTGTCGATGATGTTAAAGCTTGTGGCGGTGAAGTATCCAAGAAGGTACAAACCCTAATTGATGCCTGTAATGACATAATCGAGACCTGTAAGGCTATTTTGGGTATTAACGAAACCATTTGCGGCAATAAAGGTGAAGAAGACGAGATTACATCTCGTACTTGGCATGTTGTTTCTGGTGCTCAAAATGGTCACAAATGTTTTGTTAACATGTTCCGCAAACTGCAGACTttgaacaaacaaattaaacgtGCTGTGAAATTGATTAAACAAATCAAGAATGTTCCCGGTGATTCTAGCAAATGTGTCCTTGATGCCGTCGACACTTTGGAAAGCCATTTCATTCAATTCCCAACCAATATTAAAACTTGCTCTAAATTGGTCAGTAATAAGACCGCTTAA
- the LOC135958078 gene encoding uncharacterized protein LOC135958078 — translation MKVTIVLLAAVFCFAAVNAASFEKAEAEPIDLLVDEAFADEIVDFEARSVFSGFYWVLKAALRSLKGVNCTIKQAIIIKGATLRFLGDINMCGADAVSAFSDVITAAQSVITTCNNIIHLNENVCNNDVSTNGKPSTPFSCFVKLLRQLLRLRNQIKNTLSAIKKVPAVPGEAAGCSKNAVSDLTDAFLSFPANVKTCSKLTH, via the exons ATGAAAGTAACCATAGTTCTATTAGCAGCAGTGTTCTGTTTTGCTGCAGTAAAT GCTGCCAGTTTTGAAAAAGCTGAAGCTGAACCTATTGACTTGCTGGTCGATGAAGCTTTTGCCGATgaaattgttgattttgaaGCCCGTAGTGTTTTCAGCGGTTTCTATTGGGTTTTAAAGGCTGCATTGCGCTCACTCAAAGGTGTCAATTGTACCATTAAACAGGCCATAATTATTAAGGGTGCTACCCTTAGATTCCTGGGTGATATTAATATGTGTGGTGCTGATGCTGTTAGCGCTTTCTCAGATGTTATTACTGCTGCTCAATCGGTCATCACCACCTGCAACAACATTATCCATCTTAATGAAAATGTCTGCAATAATGATGTATCCACCAATGGAAAGCCCTCAACACCCTTCTCCTGTTTCGTTAAATTGTTGAGACAATTGCTTAGATTgagaaatcaaattaaaaatactttgagTGCTATTAAGAAGGTGCCTGCCGTTCCCGGCGAAGCTGCTGGTTGTTCTAAAAACGCTGTTAGTGATTTGACTGATGCTTTCTTGTCATTCCCAGCTAATGTGAAAACTTGTTCCAAGTTGACACATTAA
- the LOC135957960 gene encoding histone H3.3A, producing the protein MARTKQTARKSTGGKAPRKQLATKAARKSAPSTGGVKKPHRYRPGTVALREIRRYQKSTELLIRKLPFQRLVREIAQDFKTDLRFQSAAIGALQEASEAYLVGLFEDTNLCAIHAKRVTIMPKDIQLARRIRGERA; encoded by the exons ATGGCCCGTACTAAGCAGACAGCTCGTAAATCTACTGGTGGTAAAGCCCCCCGTAAACAATTGGCTACCAAAGCTGCACGTAAATCAGCACCATCCACCGGTGGTGTCAAGAAGCCCCATCGTTACCGTCCCGGTACCGTTGCTCTTCGTGAAATCCGTCGTTACCAGAAATCCACAGAGTTGCTTATCCGCAAATTGCCCTTCCAACGTTTAGTGCGTGAAATCGCCCaagatttcaaaaccgatttGCGTTTCCAATCGGCCGCCATTGGTGCTTTGCAG GAAGCCTCTGAAGCCTACTTGGTAGGATTATTTGAAGACACCAACTTGTGCGCTATCCACGCCAAGCGTGTCACTATTATGCCTAAAGATATTCAGTTGGCCCGTCGTATTCGTGGTGAACGTGCTTAA
- the LOC135958805 gene encoding uncharacterized protein LOC135958805 — MKFSVLAILLAIFLVAFAANVNSKSIRLNSLELIRSSDGPENSSSEAPASSSEAPESSSNAPESSSIAPEESSSAAPEESSSDAPESSSAAPEESSSSAPESSSAPESSAAPESSSEAPEPSSAAPESSSAPESSAAPESSSAAPESSSEAPEPSSAAPESSSAPESSAAPESSSAAPESPESSAAPESSAAPESSSEAPESSSAPESSAAPESSSAAPEISSEAPEPSSAAPESSSAPESSAAPESSSAAPESSSEAPEPSSAAPESSAAPESSSAAPESSSEAPEPSSAAPESSAAPESSSSAPESSSEAPEPSSAAPESSAAPESSSEAPESSSAAPESSSEAPHDRPPRPSRPPHDKPERPERPERPESSSAAPESSSAAPESSSEAPHDRPPRPERPPHDRPERPPHDRPERPDRPHDIPVKRIQKYFKHLFKSLGEYTASVIGAVSEGKVPEKFPGEHPSIDNRPDSNEDNRPDSSEGSDEKFPDNHHPIIDNKPDSSEGSDEDSNEVPDKHHPRPDSNEDSDEEFPHKHHPSIDNRPDSNEESDDKFPNDHDDNIDNRPDSNEESDGQYPDNHHPSIDNRPDSNEESSDEFPNDHNENIHNRPDFNEESDDIIPNNADVNIDNGEGIVY; from the exons ATGAAGTTCTCGGTTTTAGCAATtcttttggccatatttttggTAGCATTTGCT gccaatgtaaattcaaaatcgatTAGATTGAATTCCCTGGAATTGATCAGATCGTCTGATGGACCTGAAAATTCTTCATCTGAAGCCCCTGCTTCTAGCTCAGAAGCACCTGAATCATCATCTAATGCTCCCGAATCATCAAGTATAGCACCGGAAGAATCTTCTTCGGCAGCTCCTGAAGAATCGTCATCTGATGCTCCAGAATCTTCTTCTGCAGCACCTGAGGAATCATCCTCTAGTGCTCCAGAGTCTTCTTCTGCACCCGAATCTTCTGCAGCTCCTGAATCTTCTTCTGAAGCTCCCGAACCATCAAGTGCTGCTCCCGAGTCTTCTTCAGCACCCGAATCTTCTGCAGCTCCTGAATCTTCTTCAGCTGCACCTGAATCATCTTCTGAAGCTCCCGAACCATCAAGTGCAGCTCCCGAGTCTTCATCAGCACCCGAATCTTCTGCAGCTCCTGAATCTTCTTCAGCTGCTCCTGAATCACCCGAATCAAGTGCTGCTCCCGAATCTTCTGCAGCTCCTGAATCGTCATCTGAAGCTCCCGAGTCTTCTTCAGCACCGGAATCTTCTGCAGCTCCTGAATCTTCTTCAGCTGCACCTGAAATATCTTCTGAAGCTCCCGAACCATCAAGTGCAGCTCCCGAGTCTTCATCAGCACCCGAATCTTCTGCAGCTCCTGAATCTTCTTCTGCTGCTCCTGAATCATCTTCTGAAGCTCCCGAACCATCAAGTGCAGCTCCCGAATCTTCTGCAGCTCCTGAATCTTCATCAGCTGCCCCTGAATCATCTTCTGAAGCTCCCGAACCATCAAGTGCAGCTCCTGAATCTTCTGCAGCTCCTGAATCTTCTTCATCTGCTCCTGAATCATCTTCTGAAGCACCCGAACCATCAAGTGCTGCTCCCGAATCTTCTGCAGCTCCTGAATCGTCATCCGAAGCCCCCGAGTCTTCTTCTGCTGCTCCTGAATCGTCATCTGAAGCTCCTCATGATAGACCACCACGCCCAAGTCGCCCTCCACATGATAAACCAGAACGTCCAGAACGCCCAGAACGCCCTGAATCGTCATCTGCAGCTCCCGAGTCTTCTTCTGCTGCTCCTGAATCGTCATCTGAAGCTCCTCATGATAGACCACCACGTCCAGAGCGCCCTCCACATGACAGACCAGAACGCCCTCCACATGACAGACCGGAACGTCCAGATCGCCCTCATGATATTCCAGTAAAACGTattcagaagtattttaaacatttgttcaaGTCTCTAGGAGAATACACAGCTTCTGTc atTGGTGCAGTAAGTGAAGGTAAAGTGCCTGAAAAATTCCCAGGTGAACACCCTTCAATTGATAACAGACCTGACTCTAATGAAGATAATAGACCTGACTCCAGTGAAGGATCAGATGAAAAATTCCCAGACAACCACCATccaattatcgataacaaaCCAGATTCCAGTGAAGGATCAGATGAAGACTCCAATGAAGTCCCAGATAAACACCATCCAAGACCTGACTCCAATGAAGATTCAGATGAAGAATTCCCACATAAGCACCATCCAAGTATCGATAACAGACCTGACTCCAATGAAGAGTCAGATGATAAATTCCCAAACGATCACGATGATAATATTGACAACAGACCTGACTCCAATGAAGAGTCTGATGGACAATACCCAGACAATCACCATCCAAGTATCGACAACAGACCTGACTCCAATGAAGAATCAAGTGATGAATTCCCAAATGATCACAATGAAAATATTCACAACAGACCTGACTTCAATGAAGAGTCAGATGACATTATTCCAAATAACGCTGATGTAAATATAGATAATGGTGAAGGCAttgtttattga